From a region of the Zingiber officinale cultivar Zhangliang chromosome 10B, Zo_v1.1, whole genome shotgun sequence genome:
- the LOC122030197 gene encoding uncharacterized protein LOC122030197: MLRCFRCCGAKNEQPADHGGRWRSKSKSNDEILTDASTFSVKEQQRNLEKALEEEKKASREAKKVVEWVKQQSARMEALE, translated from the coding sequence ATGCTGCGCTGTTTCAGGTGTTGCGGTGCAAAGAACGAGCAGCCGGCTGATCATGGTGGAAGGTGGCGAAGCAAGAGCAAAAGCAACGATGAAATCCTGACAGATGCCAGCACCTTCTCCGTGAAAGAGCAACAGAGGAACCTGGAGAAGGcgctggaggaggagaagaaggcaagcaGGGAGGCGAAGAAGGTCGTCGAGTGGGTAAAGCAGCAGTCTGCAAGGATGGAGGCTTTGGAGTAG